A window from Peromyscus eremicus chromosome 1, PerEre_H2_v1, whole genome shotgun sequence encodes these proteins:
- the C1H11orf42 gene encoding uncharacterized protein C11orf42 homolog isoform X1, with product MLVSNPHLLTLDEADATWALIKDKVIEERFGSNVVAVPFLSDAAYYDLLGVLVKQSRRAHTRLTLPGRQGRRALKSVGLLPNLLEQAGSEGVFAHCTREYSPNGRAEIAYEEMRMLDGQPCRIRLHMGGLRKKVAFLLLPPGQVSLQQNLPWIRSTHSIYVIYQVFSCTWLQLGLLPTAREPQLLRLQRSLPIAFSCLKFSLQPKGVLGPQKSLTKDPLPQGATWVRPSLSILSTLAPTSVPADTLEVADASPPVPAPPTPPPQEGPEGRPTRFSYKGRNPFRRGPYMLSGSVLRVRQRRMKLRQETQGARPLRSDIGVMVPNKHQLLHPQPPWACVLLLSWVQKNEVSIFP from the exons ATGTTGGTCAGTAACCCCCACCTGCTAACACTGGATGAAGCAGATGCCACTTGGGCCCTCATCAAGGATAAG GTCATCGAGGAGCGTTTTGGGTCCAATGTAGTGGCAGTACCTTTCCTGTCGGATGCAGCCTACTATGATCTACTGGGCGTGCTAGTGAAACAGTCCCGTCGAGCCCACACCCGCCTAACTTTGCCAGGCCGACAGGGCCGAAGGGCACTGAAATCAGTAGGGCTGCTACCAAATCTTCTAGAACAGGCAGGGTCTGAGGGTGTCTTTGCCCATTGCACTCGGGAATACTCACCAAATGGCCGAGCCGAGATAGCCTATGAAGAAATGCGAATGTTGGATGGGCAGCCCTGCCGGATCCGCCTACATATGGGAGGCCTGCGCAAGAAGGTTGCCTTCCTGCTGCTACCACCAGGGCAGGTGAGCCTACAGCAGAATCTTCCCTGGATCCGAAGCACCCACAGCATCTACGTCATCTACCAGGTCTTCTCCTGCACCTGGCTGCAGCTAGGGCTGTTACCTACAGCCCGTGAGCCCCAGCTGCTCCGGTTACAGCGGTCACTACCTAttgctttctcctgcctcaagTTTTCACTGCAGCCCAAGGGTGTGCTGGGACCACAGAAGTCTCTGACCAAAGATCCCTTGCCCCAAGGAGCCACCTGGGTTAGACCTAGCCTTAGCATCTTATCAACTCTGGCCCCCACATCAGTACCTGCTGATACCCTTGAAGTTGCTGATGCATCTCCACCTGTCCCAGCCCCACCTACACCACCTCCCCAAGAAGGGCCAGAAGGCAGACCCACCAGATTCTCCTATAAGGGTCGAAACCCCTTCCGGAGGGGCCCCTATATGCTTTCAG GGTCTGTCCTCAGAGTTCGACAGCGACGAatgaagctgaggcaagagacgCAGGGGGCAAGGCCCCTAAGATCTGACATAGGGGTAATGGTCCCCAATAAACACCAGCTGCTGCACCCCCAACCACCCTGGGCCTGTGTGCTGCTTCTTTCTTGGGTCCAGAAAAATGAAGTCTCCATTTTCCCCTAA
- the C1H11orf42 gene encoding uncharacterized protein C11orf42 homolog isoform X2, translated as MLVSNPHLLTLDEADATWALIKDKVIEERFGSNVVAVPFLSDAAYYDLLGVLVKQSRRAHTRLTLPGRQGRRALKSVGLLPNLLEQAGSEGVFAHCTREYSPNGRAEIAYEEMRMLDGQPCRIRLHMGGLRKKVAFLLLPPGQVSLQQNLPWIRSTHSIYVIYQVFSCTWLQLGLLPTAREPQLLRLQRSLPIAFSCLKFSLQPKGVLGPQKSLTKDPLPQGATWVRPSLSILSTLAPTSVPADTLEVADASPPVPAPPTPPPQEGPEGRPTRFSYKGRNPFRRGPYMLSAENWLFSPRNPPPGGQGGGPGDPDRHSMSLPLLQGLSSEFDSDE; from the exons ATGTTGGTCAGTAACCCCCACCTGCTAACACTGGATGAAGCAGATGCCACTTGGGCCCTCATCAAGGATAAG GTCATCGAGGAGCGTTTTGGGTCCAATGTAGTGGCAGTACCTTTCCTGTCGGATGCAGCCTACTATGATCTACTGGGCGTGCTAGTGAAACAGTCCCGTCGAGCCCACACCCGCCTAACTTTGCCAGGCCGACAGGGCCGAAGGGCACTGAAATCAGTAGGGCTGCTACCAAATCTTCTAGAACAGGCAGGGTCTGAGGGTGTCTTTGCCCATTGCACTCGGGAATACTCACCAAATGGCCGAGCCGAGATAGCCTATGAAGAAATGCGAATGTTGGATGGGCAGCCCTGCCGGATCCGCCTACATATGGGAGGCCTGCGCAAGAAGGTTGCCTTCCTGCTGCTACCACCAGGGCAGGTGAGCCTACAGCAGAATCTTCCCTGGATCCGAAGCACCCACAGCATCTACGTCATCTACCAGGTCTTCTCCTGCACCTGGCTGCAGCTAGGGCTGTTACCTACAGCCCGTGAGCCCCAGCTGCTCCGGTTACAGCGGTCACTACCTAttgctttctcctgcctcaagTTTTCACTGCAGCCCAAGGGTGTGCTGGGACCACAGAAGTCTCTGACCAAAGATCCCTTGCCCCAAGGAGCCACCTGGGTTAGACCTAGCCTTAGCATCTTATCAACTCTGGCCCCCACATCAGTACCTGCTGATACCCTTGAAGTTGCTGATGCATCTCCACCTGTCCCAGCCCCACCTACACCACCTCCCCAAGAAGGGCCAGAAGGCAGACCCACCAGATTCTCCTATAAGGGTCGAAACCCCTTCCGGAGGGGCCCCTATATGCTTTCAG CAGAGAACTGGCTCTTCAGCCCCCGCAACCCCCCACCAGGAGGCCAGGGTGGGGGCCCCGGGGACCCCGACCGGCACTCCATGTCCCTGCCCCTGCTGCAGGGTCTGTCCTCAGAGTTCGACAGCGACGAatga
- the LOC131909813 gene encoding olfactory receptor 52W1: MAPASTSTMRLSSQRTKNNTPVRPKLHPYKMAHSPTLQSNSTFQCPAFFILTGIPGLGDGQAWLTLVFGPMYLLALLGNATLLTVIRIDSTLHQPMFLLLATLAATDLGLATSIAPGLLAVLWLGPRPVRYAVCLIQMFFVHALTAVESGVLLAMACDRAVAVGRPLHYPIVVTKARVGYAILALTLKAVAIVVPFPLLVARFEHFHAKIIHHAYCAHMAVVELVVGNTRVNNLYGLALSLAVSGVDILGIAGSYGLIAHAVLRLPTREARAKAFGTCSSHICVILAFYVPGLFSYLTHRFGRHTVPKSVHILLSNIYLLLPPALNPLIYGVRTKQIRDRFLEMLKFKKKPF, encoded by the exons ATGGCTCCTGCCAGTACCTCCACCATGAGGCTAAGCTCTCAGAGAAccaa GAACAATACCCCTGTGAGACCCAAACTTCATCCTTACAAGATGGCACACAGTCCAACTCTACAGTCCAACTCCACCTTCCAATGCCCAGCTTTCTTCATATTGACTGGCATCCCAGGGTTGGGAGATGGCCAGGCCTGGCTGACACTGGTGTTTGGGCCCATGTATCTGCTGGCCCTGCTGGGCAATGCAACACTTCTGACAGTGATCCGGATAGACTCTACACTGCACCAGCCCATGTTTCTACTCCTGGCTACACTGGCAGCTACTGACCTGGGTTTAGCCACATCTATAGCCCCAGGGCTGCTAGCTGTGCTGTGGCTTGGGCCCCGACCTGTGCGATATGCTGTCTGCCTCATCCAGATGTTCTTTGTACATGCACTGACTGCTGTGGAATCTGGTGTGCTTTTGGCCATGGCCTGTGATCGCGCTGTGGCAGTGGGACGTCCACTACACTACCCTATCGTGGTTACTAAAGCCCGGGTGGGCTATGCAATCTTGGCACTGACACTGAAAGCTGTGGCTATTGTGGTGCCTTTCCCTCTGCTGGTGGCACGATTTGAGCACTTCCATGCCAAGATCATACACCATGCCTATTGTGCACACATGGCAGTCGTAGAGCTGGTGGTAGGTAACACACGAGTCAACAACTTATATGGGCTGGCACTTTCATTGGCTGTGTCTGGTGTAGATATTCTGGGCATTGCTGGATCTTATGGGCTCATTGCGCATGCTGTGCTTCGGCTACCTACCCGGGAGGCCCGGGCAAAGGCCTTTGGTACATGTAGTTCTCACATCTGTGTCATCCTGGCCTTCTACGTGCCTGGTCTCTTCTCCTACCTCACACACCGCTTTGGTCGTCACACTGTCCCAAAGTCAGTGCATATCCTTTTGTCCAACATCTATTTGCTGCTGCCACCTGCCCTCAACCCCCTCATTTATGGGGTCCGCACCAAGCAGATCAGGGATCGATTCTTAGAAATGCTCAAATTCAAAAAAAAGCCATTTTAA